In the Desulfuromonas sp. DDH964 genome, CGCTGAAGCAGTTTGAGACCGTGACCGTCCTTGACATCGAAAGCCTTGGTTTCGACGCCATGGTCGTCATAGACGATGCGCCCGTCAGTGAGGACACCATCAACGTCAAGAAGGAGCAGGCGAATGGCACGGCAACGCTCCTTCATCAGACCACCCCCGCCTTGAGCAGATCATGCAGGTGGATGATGCCGACCGGAACCTGGTCCGCCTCCCCCTCGAAGACAAAGAGAGAGGTAATCGAATACTCTTCCATCTTCTGCAGCGCCTTGGCTGCGAGGTTGCTGCGCAGGATCCGTTTCGGGTTGCGGTTGCTGAAATCACCGATCGGCCGGTTTAGAATCTCGATCCCTTCACCAAGGGCGCGGCGCAGGTCACCGTCGGTAAATACTCCGCAGAGACGACCGTCGGCAGTGCCGACCCCGGTGATGCCCAGCTTCTTGCTGGTAATCTCAAAGAGGGCTTCCTTGAGCAGGGTCGATTCCGGCACCATCGGGATGTCCTTCCCGGTGTGCATGATATCCTCCACCCGCAGCAGCAGCCGCTTACCGAGGGCGCCACCAGGGTGAAAAAGAGCAAAATCCTCTTCCTTGAAGCCGCGTTCGACCAGCAGGGCCACCGCCAGGGCGTCGCCCATGGCCAGGGTCGCCGTGGTACTGGCCGTCGGCGCCAACCCGAGTGGGCAGGCCTCCTCGCGAATCGAGATGTCGAGGAAGACATCTCCGGCCCGGGCCAGGGTGCTTTTCGGATTGCCACTCATGGCAATCAGGGGGAGCCCCATGCGCTTGATCACCGGCAGGATCCGGGTGATCTCTTCGGTCTCCCCCGAGTTGGAAACGGCAATCACCACGTCCCCCTTCATCAACATCCCGAGGTCGCCGTGAATCCCCTCGGCAGGGTGGAGAAAGAGCGCCGGGGTGCCGGTGGAGGCCATGGTGGCGGCGATCTTCTGGCAGATGAGACCCGACTTCCCCATCCCGGTGATCACCACCCGCCCCTGGCAGGCGAGGATCATCGCCACCGCCCCTTCGAAACGGGCATCGACCCGGTCAACGAGGGCGAGGATGGCTTCCGCCTCGATGCGCAACACCTGTTTTGCCTTTTCCAGCATCGGTGATTTCTCCCGGTTCCTGTGGTCGTTGAAAGGGCCGCTTATTTCTTGACGATCGCATCGATCGCCAGGAGGTCTTCCAGCATCGGCCGCAGGTCTTTAAGGTAAAGGGAGTTCGGTCCGTCGCAGAGGGCCGCCTCCGGGTTCTCGTGGACTTCCCAGAACAGCCCGTCGATTCCGGTCGCCACGGCGGCGCGGGAGAGGGCACCGACGAACTGCCGCTGCCCGGCCGAGGAGGTCCCGGCGCCGCCGGGGAGTTGTACTGCATGGGTCGCATCCATGATCACCGGGCAACCGGTTTCGCGCATGATCGGCAGCGAACGCATGTCGACCACCAGGTTGTTATAGCCGAACGAGGCGCCGCGTTCGGTCAGCAATACCCGGTCATTGCCGGCCGCGGCCATCTTGCCGACGGCGTTTTTCATATCCCAGGGGGCCAAAAACTGCCCCTTCTTGATATTGACCGCCTTGCCGGTCTTTGCCGCAGCGAGCAGCAGGTCGGTCTGCCGTGACAAAAAAGCGGGGATCTGCAGGATGTCGAGAACCTCGGCCGCGACCTCGACCTGGCTGATCTCGTGGATGTCGGAGACCACCGGCACGTCGAACTCGCGCTTGATCCGCGCCAGGATCTTCAGCCCTTCCTCCATCCCCGGGCCGCGAAAGGCAGCGATCGAGGTCCGGTTGGCCTTGTCGTAGGAAGCCTTGAAGACCAGGCCGATACCGAGATCCCCGGTCAGGCGCTTGAGGAATTCGGCAATCCGCAGGGTGAGAGACTCCTCCTCGATAACGCAGGGGCCGGCGATCAGAACCAGAGGGCGATTGCCGCCAAAGACGACGTTGCCGATCCGGATTTCACGGGTCATCTTATTTCTCCCCACGATGTTTCAGGCAGGCGCCGACGAAGGATTCGAAGAGCGGATGGGGCGCCATCGGCCGCGAGCGGAACTCGGGGTGGAACTGGCAGCCGAGGAACCAGGGGTGGTTGGCCAGCTCGACAATCTCGACCAGGTCAAGCTCCGGGTTGCTGCCGGAGATAACCAGACCGGCCTTGCGCAAGGTGTCGCGGTAACTGTTGTTGAATTCGTAACGATGGCGGTGGCGTTCGCTGATCGACTGCTGCCCGTAAATCCGGCGTGCCTGGGTCTTGGCGGCGAGATCGCAGGGATAGGCGCCGAGGCGCATCGTCCCCCCCTTCCCTTTCACCCCCTTCTGCCCTTCCATGATGTGGATGACCGGGTTCTTGGCCTCTTCCCGGAACTCGGAGGAGTAGGCATCCTCGATGTTGCAGACGTGGCGGGCAAATTCGACCACCGCCATCTGCATGCCGAGGCAGATACCAAAGAAGGGGAGCTGGTTTTCCCGGGCGTGGCGAATCGCCGCAATCTTTCCTTCGCTCCCCCGTTCACCGAAGCCGCCCGGTACCAGGATGCCGTCGGCACCGGCAAAGGTATCGCCGACGCCATGGCGCTCCAGGGCTTCGGAATCGACGTAGGTCAGATTGACGCGGCAGTCGTTGGCGATGCCGCCGTGGGTCAGGGCTTCGGCCAGGGACTTGTAGCTCTCGGTCAGCTCGACATACTTGCCGACGATGGCAATGGTCGTCTCGCCGGCCGGTTCGCGCACCCGCTTGGCGATCCGCTCCCAGTCGGAAAGGTCGGGCGCCTTGGTCCAGATATTGAGGAGTTCGACCAGCCGCTCGTCGAGCCCCTGGTCGTGGTAGACCTTGGGGACCTCGTAGATCGACTGCACGTCACGGGCGGTGATGACCGCCTCTTCACGGACGTTGCAGAAGAGCGCGATCTTCGCCTTCATGTCCCGGGGGATTTCCCGGTCGCAGCGGCAGAGGAGAATGTCGGGTTGAATGCCGATCTCGCGCAATTCCTTGACGCTGTGCTGGGTCGGCTTGGTCTTCAGTTCACCGGCGGTGGGGATATAGGGGACGAGGGTGAGGTGGATGTAGAGAACATTTTCGTGGCCGCGGTCGGTGCGAAACTGGCGGATCGCCTCCAGAAAGGGCAGGGACTCGATGTCGCCGACGGTCCCGCCGACTTCGATGATGGCAAGATCGACCCCCTTGGCATTCTCGAGGATCTTTCCCTTGATTTCATTGGTGATATGGGGAATGACCTGGACCGTCCCGCCGAGGTAGTCGCCACGGCGCTCCTTGCGGATGACCGAGTCGTAGACCTGGCCGGTGGTGAAGTTCGATTTGCGCGACAGGGTCGCGGTGGTGAAGCGCTCGTAGTGACCGAGATCGAGGTCGGTCTCGGCCCCGTCATCGGTAACAAAGACCTCGCCATGTTGAAACGGGCTCATGGTCCCGGGGTCGACATTGATATACGGATCCATCTTTTGCATGGAAACCCGCAAACCCCGGGCTTCGAGGAGAGCCCCGATGGAGGCGGCGGCGAGTCCCTTGCCCAGAGAGGAGACGACACCGCCGGTAACAAAAATAAACTTGGTCTTCATGGGGACTCCTTTGGCAGCACGGAAACCTGCCCCAATGCCGAAGCAGGCAGGATCAAAATCGAAATTTTACACATCGGGGTGGCAAAAGAAAACCCCAATTTCACCCCTTGACCCTGCCGCCACGCAGGAGTTCGACGACCCGCTGCAGATCCGCCGGGGTATCGACCCCCTGGGTCGGAAGAGCGGTCTCCGCCACGCGGATGCGAAAACCGTGTTCGAGCGCCCGCAACTGCTCAAGTTTTTCAAGATTTTCCAGCGGGGTGACGGCCAGTTTGGGATAGGTGAGGAGGAAATCCTTGCGATAGACGTAAAGACCGACATGCTTGAAGCAATTGAGGCCGGCAAGATCCTCGGGGAGGAGGTCGCCGAGGTCGCGGGCATGGGGGATCGGCGCCCGGGAGAAGTAAAGGGCGAACCCCTGGCGGTCGGTCACCACCTTGACCACATTGGGGTTGCGGAACTCTTCCAGCGAGGTCAGGGGGCATTTGAGGGTCCCCATCGGGATGCCGCGATTCTTCTTCAGCGGCGCCAGCGCCTGTTCGATCATTTTCGGGTCGATCAGGGGCTCGTCCCCCTGCACGTTGACGACCAGATCGGTTTCGATGCGCGCAGCGACCTCGGCCAGGCGGTCGGTGCCGGTGGGATGATCCGGCCGTGTCATTTCGACCTCGCCGCCGAATGCCCGCACGGCGTCGGCAATGCGCTGGTCATCGGTAGCGACGACCACCCGGTTGATCCCGGAGGCCCGGGCGGTCCGCTCGCAGACCCATTGGATCATCGGTTTGCCAAGCAGGTCGGCGAGAGGCTTGCCCGGAAAGCGGGTGGAGGCAAAGCGGGCGGGAATAATCGCGGTAACGCGCATGATGGAACGAATCCTTTCACTGCTGCTGGAAGCCGCCCGTAGAGTAAAGAAATCGCAGGGGGAAGTCAAGCCATGCAGCAGCGGGGGGAACGCGCCCGAGGCGGCGACCCGCAAGGGATCAGCGGCGGCGCTGGCCGCCGAAAAGGGAGCCGAGCAGGCCGCGCAACAGCTGGCGCCCGAGTTGACTGCCGATGGCGTGGGCGGCGCTCTTGGCGGCCGCCTCCAGCAGCACCTTCTGCCGGTTTTCCGGGGCGGCCGGGGGCTTCCCGTTCCCCACCTCGGGCACCGCCCGGGCAGCCCGGATCTTGAGGCGTTCGTAGGCAGAATCGCGATCAATCGTCTGCTCGTACTGCCCGGCCAGCAGCGAGGCGGCGACCACCTGCTGCCGTTCGGCAGGAGTAAGGGGGGCCAGGCGGCTGCGGGGTGGACAGACCAGTGCCCGTTCCACCGGCGTCGGCGCACCGCGGGAATCGAGCACCGAGACCAGCGCCTCGCCGACGCCGAGTTCGGTAATGGCGCGGGCGACATCGAGTCCGGGACGGGAGCGAAAGGTCTCCGCCGCCGCCCGTACCGCTTTCTGGTCACGAGGAGTAAAGGCACGCAGGGCGTGCTGGACGCGATTGCCGAGCTGGCCGAGGATGGTGTCAGGAAGATCAAGGGGATTCTGGGTAACGAAATAGATCCCGACCCCCTTGGAGCGAATCAGCCGCACCACCTGCTCGATGGTCTCGAGCAGCGCCTTGGGCGGATCGGCGAAAAGGAGATGGGCCTCGTCGAAAAAGAAGACCAGGCGCGGCTGGTCGACATCGCCGACCTCCGGCAAGCGCTCGAAGAGCTCCGCCAGCAGCCAGAGCAGAAAGGTGGCGTAGAGCTTCGGCTGCTGAATCAGCCGGTCGGCGGCCAGGATGTTGATGACGCCGCGACCGTCGCCGGCAGTTTGCAAAAGGTCCTCGAGATCGAGACCCGGTTCCCCGAAGAAACGCGCCCCCCCCTGCTGCTCGAGGGCGAGCAGGGCACGCTGAATGGCACCGATGCTCGCCGCCGAGATGTTCCCGTACTGGGTGCGGAAGGTCGCCGCCTGGTCGCCGACGAAACGCACCATCGCCTGCAGGTCTTTGAGGTCGAGCAGCAGCAACCCCTGGTCGTCGGCTATCTTGAAGACCAGGTTGAGGACTCCGGCCTGGGTCTCATTGAGGTCGAAGAGCCGGGCCAGCAGTAGCGGCCCCATTTCCGTCGGCGTGGTGCGCACCGGGTGCCCCTGGGCGCCGAAAAGATCCCAGAAGACCACCGGAAAGCCGGCCGGATTGAAATCCGTGAGCCTAAGGTCTGCGGCCCGCTGTTGGATCCGCGGCTGGTCGCCGCCGGGGTGGGCCAGGCCGGAAAGATCCCCCTTGACGTCGGCGACAAAGACAGGAATGCCGCGGGCGCTGAATTGCTCGGCCAATACCCGCAAGGTAACAGTCTTGCCGGTACCGGTAGCGCCGGCGACCAGTCCGTGCCGGTTCGCCATGGTCGGCAGGATGCCGATGAAGTCCGCCCCTTTGGCAATGGTCAGCTGATTATTGTCACCCATGACAGACGCTCCAGGTTCGCAAATGGGGTCCCCTTCCGAGAGGGACAGGAGAGATGGCAACAGGTTGGTTTCAGCTCCCCGGCCCGGGACGGACGAAGATTTCCCGCGCCAGCTCCTGGTCGACGGCGAATTCGGAATGACCGATGCGGAAGATGTAGCTCGGGTAGGCGCGCTTGAGCAGTAACTGGTTGCCGGGAAGAACGCCCATGCTCATCAGTTTCTGCATCTTCTTCGGCTCGGCGGTGGAGAGATAGGCAATTTCGCCGACTTCGCCCGCTTTGAGTTCGGTCAGGGCGACCACCCCGGGCGCACCCTGCTGTTTGGCGTCACGGCAGCACCGGCCAGGAGGAATCGGCCGGCCATGGGGACAGGTCGCAGGGTGGTTGAGCAGGGTGCAGAGCTTGGTGTCGACGGCGCCGCGCAACAGGTGCTCGAATTCGCAGGCCTTCTCGTCCCCTTCCGGACCGCGGATATCAAAGATGTCCATGGTCAGGCGTTCGGCCAGCCGGTGCCGGCGCACTGCCATCTGCGCCTCCTCGCGCCCTTCTTCCCGCAAATGAACCCGCTCCCCTTGGATATCGACAAAGGCGAGCCGGTCGAGTTCCTCCAGAGCGGCGTCATCGGGACGGAGCCCGAGGGTCTCAAGCAGGGCGCCGTGGTCCCCTTTCTCCTCGGTCGCAATCCAGAGCGCCTCGAGGATATCTTCTGCCTGGTGCGAGATCATCATGAATCCTCCTTCTCCCCCTTGGCCCTGGAACGAGTCAGTTTTTGCAGAAATGCCGGCACCGACGGATTGGCGTACCCGCAGTGCGGACAATGAACTTTGCGACAGCCACCGGGACAAGCGCCGCAACGGTCTTCCGGTTGGGGAAGACGGTCGGGAATCTC is a window encoding:
- a CDS encoding KpsF/GutQ family sugar-phosphate isomerase, with amino-acid sequence MLEKAKQVLRIEAEAILALVDRVDARFEGAVAMILACQGRVVITGMGKSGLICQKIAATMASTGTPALFLHPAEGIHGDLGMLMKGDVVIAVSNSGETEEITRILPVIKRMGLPLIAMSGNPKSTLARAGDVFLDISIREEACPLGLAPTASTTATLAMGDALAVALLVERGFKEEDFALFHPGGALGKRLLLRVEDIMHTGKDIPMVPESTLLKEALFEITSKKLGITGVGTADGRLCGVFTDGDLRRALGEGIEILNRPIGDFSNRNPKRILRSNLAAKALQKMEEYSITSLFVFEGEADQVPVGIIHLHDLLKAGVV
- a CDS encoding metal-dependent transcriptional regulator, whose product is MMISHQAEDILEALWIATEEKGDHGALLETLGLRPDDAALEELDRLAFVDIQGERVHLREEGREEAQMAVRRHRLAERLTMDIFDIRGPEGDEKACEFEHLLRGAVDTKLCTLLNHPATCPHGRPIPPGRCCRDAKQQGAPGVVALTELKAGEVGEIAYLSTAEPKKMQKLMSMGVLPGNQLLLKRAYPSYIFRIGHSEFAVDQELAREIFVRPGPGS
- a CDS encoding helicase HerA-like domain-containing protein yields the protein MGDNNQLTIAKGADFIGILPTMANRHGLVAGATGTGKTVTLRVLAEQFSARGIPVFVADVKGDLSGLAHPGGDQPRIQQRAADLRLTDFNPAGFPVVFWDLFGAQGHPVRTTPTEMGPLLLARLFDLNETQAGVLNLVFKIADDQGLLLLDLKDLQAMVRFVGDQAATFRTQYGNISAASIGAIQRALLALEQQGGARFFGEPGLDLEDLLQTAGDGRGVINILAADRLIQQPKLYATFLLWLLAELFERLPEVGDVDQPRLVFFFDEAHLLFADPPKALLETIEQVVRLIRSKGVGIYFVTQNPLDLPDTILGQLGNRVQHALRAFTPRDQKAVRAAAETFRSRPGLDVARAITELGVGEALVSVLDSRGAPTPVERALVCPPRSRLAPLTPAERQQVVAASLLAGQYEQTIDRDSAYERLKIRAARAVPEVGNGKPPAAPENRQKVLLEAAAKSAAHAIGSQLGRQLLRGLLGSLFGGQRRR
- the kdsB gene encoding 3-deoxy-manno-octulosonate cytidylyltransferase, whose translation is MRVTAIIPARFASTRFPGKPLADLLGKPMIQWVCERTARASGINRVVVATDDQRIADAVRAFGGEVEMTRPDHPTGTDRLAEVAARIETDLVVNVQGDEPLIDPKMIEQALAPLKKNRGIPMGTLKCPLTSLEEFRNPNVVKVVTDRQGFALYFSRAPIPHARDLGDLLPEDLAGLNCFKHVGLYVYRKDFLLTYPKLAVTPLENLEKLEQLRALEHGFRIRVAETALPTQGVDTPADLQRVVELLRGGRVKG
- a CDS encoding CTP synthase, producing MKTKFIFVTGGVVSSLGKGLAAASIGALLEARGLRVSMQKMDPYINVDPGTMSPFQHGEVFVTDDGAETDLDLGHYERFTTATLSRKSNFTTGQVYDSVIRKERRGDYLGGTVQVIPHITNEIKGKILENAKGVDLAIIEVGGTVGDIESLPFLEAIRQFRTDRGHENVLYIHLTLVPYIPTAGELKTKPTQHSVKELREIGIQPDILLCRCDREIPRDMKAKIALFCNVREEAVITARDVQSIYEVPKVYHDQGLDERLVELLNIWTKAPDLSDWERIAKRVREPAGETTIAIVGKYVELTESYKSLAEALTHGGIANDCRVNLTYVDSEALERHGVGDTFAGADGILVPGGFGERGSEGKIAAIRHARENQLPFFGICLGMQMAVVEFARHVCNIEDAYSSEFREEAKNPVIHIMEGQKGVKGKGGTMRLGAYPCDLAAKTQARRIYGQQSISERHRHRYEFNNSYRDTLRKAGLVISGSNPELDLVEIVELANHPWFLGCQFHPEFRSRPMAPHPLFESFVGACLKHRGEK
- the kdsA gene encoding 3-deoxy-8-phosphooctulonate synthase, with product MTREIRIGNVVFGGNRPLVLIAGPCVIEEESLTLRIAEFLKRLTGDLGIGLVFKASYDKANRTSIAAFRGPGMEEGLKILARIKREFDVPVVSDIHEISQVEVAAEVLDILQIPAFLSRQTDLLLAAAKTGKAVNIKKGQFLAPWDMKNAVGKMAAAGNDRVLLTERGASFGYNNLVVDMRSLPIMRETGCPVIMDATHAVQLPGGAGTSSAGQRQFVGALSRAAVATGIDGLFWEVHENPEAALCDGPNSLYLKDLRPMLEDLLAIDAIVKK